One Phaseolus vulgaris cultivar G19833 chromosome 11, P. vulgaris v2.0, whole genome shotgun sequence genomic window carries:
- the LOC137826154 gene encoding aspartic proteinase CDR1-like yields the protein MSHSSTLVLILLSLCSITFSEALKGGFSVEIIHRDSSKSPLHRPTETQFQRVANAVRRSMNRPHHFNRSSSPKLNVTLNDGEYLISYSVGTPPFKVYGIADTGSDMIWLQCKPCEICYNQTTPIFDPSKSKTYKTLRSSSSACKSVQDASKEGEKCEYTIHYGDGSQSHGDLSVETLTLDSTNGSSIRYPRTVIGCGRKNSVSFEGKGSGVVGLGRGPVSFISQLGSSIGGKFSYCFAPMANTSSKLNFGDAAVVSGKGSVSTPIVSLEPMVFYYLTLEAFSVGKTRIKFRNFSSGSNGEGNIIIDSGTTLTLLPGDVYKKLESAVAREIELDRVEDPFKQLSLCYKGKFDEVHAPVITAHFRGDADVKLNAVNTFVEVDEGVVCLAFMASEIGSIFGNLAQINFLVGYDLEKKRVSFKPTDCTNH from the coding sequence ATGTCACATTCATCAACCCTAGTTCTTATTTTACTGTCTCTTTGCAGCATCACTTTCTCAGAGGCTCTGAAAGGAGGGTTCAGTGTGGAAATCATCCACCGTGATTCATCAAAATCACCGTTGCATCGTCCCACAGAAACCCAATTCCAGCGAGTTGCCAATGCAGTGCGTCGTTCCATGAATCGTCCCCATCATTTCAACAGAAGTTCATCACCTAAGCTCAACGTAACACTAAACGATGGTGAATACCTCATCAGCTATTCAGTTGGAACCCCACCCTTCAAAGTTTATGGCATTGCTGACACAGGAAGTGACATGATTTGGTTGCAGTGTAAGCCTTGTGAAATCTGCTACAACCAAACCACTCCAATATTTGATCCTTCAAAATCCAAAACCTACAAAACCCTTCGTTCCTCCTCTTCTGCATGTAAATCAGTGCAAGATGCCTCCAAGGAAGGTGAAAAGTGTGAATATACAATTCACTATGGAGATGGGTCACAGTCACATGGAGATCTCAGTGTGGAGACTCTCACTTTGGACTCCACCAATGGCTCTTCAATTCGGTATCCAAGAACTGTGATAGGATGTGGAAGAAAAAATAGTGTGTCCTTTGAAGGGAAGGGATCTGGGGTAGTTGGCCTTGGAAGAGGACCTGTGTCCTTTATATCTCAATTGGGTTCTTCAATAGGTGGAAAATTTTCCTATTGTTTTGCTCCAATGGCTAATACTTCTAGCAAACTCAATTTTGGAGATGCTGCTGTGGTTTCTGGGAAAGGGAGTGTTTCAACTCCTATAGTGTCGCTTGAGCCAATGGTGTTTTACTACTTAACATTGGAAGCATTCAGTGTTGGGAAAACCAGAATAAAGTTCAGAAACTTTTCATCTGGGTCTAATGGAGAGGGAAACATCATAATTGACTCAGGTACAACACTCACTCTTTTGCCAGGTGATGTTTACAAAAAGCTGGAATCAGCAGTGGCAAGGGAAATTGAATTGGATCGTGTTGAGGATCCATTTAAGCAGTTGAGCCTTTGCTACAAAGGTAAATTTGATGAAGTGCATGCACCAGTGATAACAGCACATTTTAGAGGTGATGCAGATGTGAAGTTGAATGCTGTGAACACCTTTGTTGAGGTGGATGAAGGGGTGGTGTGTTTGGCTTTCATGGCAAGTGAAATTGGTTCCATCTTTGGGAACTTGGCTCAGATAAACTTCTTGGTTGGCTATGACTTGGAAAAGAAAAGAGTCTCCTTCAAACCCACAGACTGTACTAACCACTGA
- the LOC137810445 gene encoding aspartic proteinase CDR1-like: MKTMSLVFVLLCLCTLSFSEALNGGFSVEIIHRDSSKSPFYSSTETPFQRVANAMCRSLNCVNHFNQSRVPPNTPKTTVVPDQGEYLVKYSVGTPPFNAYGFLSTGTNLIWLQCQPCKKCFPQPTPLFDSSKSTTYRTFPCASNTCKSVSGTFCSHVPDKHCEYYINYMDGTLSQGELSEETLSLSSTNGNEIKFPGTLIGCGRYNTIGSLRANSGIVGLARGPGSLINQLGPSIGGKFSYCLVPALSKSNSTSKLNFGDAAVVSGAGTVSTPLFSRNGDPLYYLRLEALSVGGKRIQYGSAVGGSGNMAIDSGTILSVLPNDVYSKLEAAVAKSVRMVRSRDPNKVLSLCYEGLVDKLDTPVITAHFSGADVPLDAVNTFVQVGYNVVCLAFVPSQNGPVLGNLAQQNILVGYDLQKNTVSFRKTDCTLQ; this comes from the coding sequence ATGAAAACAATGTCTCTGGTTTTCGTTTTACTCTGTCTTTgcactctgtctttttcagaAGCTCTCAATGGTGGGTTCAGTGTGGAGATAATCCACCGTGACTCATCAAAATCACCATTCTATAGCTCCACAGAAACTCCATTCCAAAGGGTCGCCAATGCCATGTGTCGTTCCCTAAACTGTGTCAACCATTTCAACCAATCTCGTGTCCCTCCAAACACACCAAAAACCACTGTAGTACCAGATCAGGGTGAATATCTTGTGAAGTATTCAGTCGGAACCCCACCATTCAATGCCTACGGATTTCTTTCCACTGGCACTAACCTCATTTGGCTGCAATGCCAACCATGCAAAAAATGTTTCCCACAACCCACTCCTCTCTTCGATTCCTCAAAATCCACCACCTACAGAACCTTCCCCTGCGCCTCCAACACATGCAAATCTGTGTCAGGTACCTTTTGCTCCCATGTCCCTGACAAGCACTGTGAGTATTACATAAACTACATGGATGGAACACTCTCACAGGGAGAACTGAGTGAGGAAACTCTCTCTTTAAGCTCCACCAATGGCAATGAAATCAAATTCCCTGGAACTCTAATAGGGTGTGGTCGTTACAACACCATTGGTTCCTTAAGGGCAAATTCTGGCATAGTTGGCCTGGCACGTGGACCTGGTTCCCTTATCAACCAATTGGGTCCTTCAATAGGAGGAAAGTTTTCTTATTGTTTGGTGCCAGCACTTTCAAAGTCTAACTCAACTAGCAAACTCAATTTTGGAGATGCTGCGGTGGTTTCTGGGGCAGGAACTGTTTCAACACCTCTGTTTTCAAGAAATGGAGATCCATTGTACTACCTACGTCTAGAAGCATTGAGTGTGGGAGGCAAGAGAATACAGTATGGAAGCGCTGTGGGTGGAAGTGGAAACATGGCGATTGACTCGGGAACAATCCTAAGTGTGTTGCCGAATGATGTTTACTCGAAGTTGGAAGCAGCTGTTGCAAAGTCAGTTAGAATGGTACGTTCGCGGGATCCAAATAAAGTTTTGAGCCTCTGTTACGAAGGTTTAGTTGATAAACTAGATACACCAGTGATCACAGCACACTTTTCTGGTGCAGATGTTCCTTTAGATGCTGTCAACACCTTTGTTCAGGTTGGTTACAACGTTGTGTGTTTGGCTTTCGTGCCAAGTCAAAATGGTCCTGTTTTGGGGAACTTGGCTCAGCAAAACATTTTGGTTGGTTATGATCTTCAGAAGAACACAGTGTCCTTTAGAAAAACAGATTGCACTCTGCAGTGA
- the LOC137826507 gene encoding aspartic proteinase CDR1-like, translated as MSVMNIMSHYSSLVLLLLCFCRLYSLEALNGGFSVEMIHRDSPKSPFYNSTETQFQRISNALSRSIIRANHFNKSLVSANTPQAPVTSAKGEYLMSYEIGTPPIQVYGIVDTGSDITWLQCEPCQTCFKQTTPIFDPSKSKTYKNISCNAKPCRFVQGTCPKPTTSSCQYSISYGDGSYSEGDLSLETITLNSTNGSPFKIPSTVIGCAQNNHLAFELGGSGIVALGNSPVSLANQMGPSIGGKFSYCLVPILSPPSISSKLNFGNAAVVSGSGTVSTPFYSREPEEFYYLYLEAISVGSKRIEVGSTSARAGGKGNIVIDSGTTVTFLPNDAYSKLESAVAKEVKLQPAKDPNHVLSLCYKAAKSDKLDVPVMTAHFTGADVLLHGSSTFMKVADGVVCLAFVPTLSTPIFGNLAQQNVLVGYDLEKKTVSFKLVDCIAQNND; from the coding sequence ATGTCAGTGATGAACATAATGTCACACTATTCATCTCTTGTTCTCCTTTTACTGTGTTTTTGCAGACTCTATTCTTTAGAAGCTCTGAATGGTGGATTCAGTGTGGAGATGATCCACCGTGACTCACCAAAATCACCATTCTATAACTCCACAGAAACTCAGTTCCAAAGAATTTCCAATGCCCTAAGTCGTTCCATTATCCGTGCGAACCATTTCAACAAATCTTTAGTGTCTGCAAACACACCTCAGGCACCAGTAACCTCAGCTAAAGGAGAATATCTAATGAGTTATGAAATTGGAACCCCACCAATCCAAGTCTATGGAATTGTTGATACTGGTAGTGACATTACTTGGCTGCAATGCGAACCATGTCAAACATGTTTCAAGCAAACCACTCCTATCTTTGATCCTTCAAAATCCAAAACATACAAAAACATCAGTTGCAATGCTAAGCCATGCCGTTTTGTACAAGGTACCTGCCCTAAACCCACCACCAGCAGTTGTCAATATTCTATCAGCTATGGTGATGGGTCATACTCAGAGGGAGATCTTAGTTTAGAGACCATTACCTTAAACTCCACAAATGGCTCTCCTTTCAAAATTCCTAGTACTGTAATAGGATGTGCTCAGAACAATCATCTTGCCTTTGAACTAGGAGGTTCTGGCATAGTTGCACTGGGAAATTCACCAGTGTCTCTAGCAAATCAAATGGGTCCATCAATAGGTGGAAAGTTTTCTTATTGCTTGGTGCCAATACTCTCACCACCTAGTATCTCTAGCAAACTCAACTTTGGAAATGCTGCTGTGGTTTCTGGAAGTGGAACCGTCTCAACCCCGTTTTATTCACGAGAGCCTGAGGAATTTTACTACCTGTACTTAGAAGCAATTAGTGTGGGAAGCAAGAGAATAGAGGTTGGAAGCACTTCAGCTAGAGCTGGTGGAAAGGGAAATATTGTGATTGACTCAGGTACAACAGTCACTTTTCTACCAAATGATGCTTACTCAAAGTTGGAATCAGCTGTTGCAAAGGAAGTGAAGTTGCAGCCTGCTAAGGATCCAAACCACGTGTTGAGCCTTTGTTACAAAGCTGCTAAATCTGATAAACTAGATGTGCCAGTGATGACAGCACATTTTACTGGTGCAGATGTGCTTTTGCATGGTTCCAGCACCTTTATGAAAGTGGCTGATGGTGTTGTGTGCTTGGCATTTGTGCCAACTCTAAGTACTCCTATCTTTGGGAACTTGGCTCAGCAAAACGTTTTGGTTGGCTATGATCTTGAGAAGAAAACAGTGTCCTTTAAGCTTGTGGATTGCATTGCACAAAACAATGATTGA